Proteins from a genomic interval of Triplophysa dalaica isolate WHDGS20190420 chromosome 13, ASM1584641v1, whole genome shotgun sequence:
- the efr3bb gene encoding protein EFR3 homolog B isoform X3, translated as MMSGVCGCCGALRPRYKRLVDNIFPEDPEDGLVKANMEKLTFYALSAPEKLDRIGAYLSERLSRDVARHRYGYVCIAMEALDQLLMACHCQSINLFVESFLKMVRKLLEADKPNLQILGTHSFVKFANIEEDTPSYHRSYDFFVSRFSEMCHSGYEDPDIRTKIRMAGIKGLQGVVRKTVNDELQANIWDPQHMDKIVPSLLFNLQSGEGTESRSPSPLQASEKEKESPAELTERCFRELLGRAAYGNIKNAVTPVLMHLDNHSLWEGKTFAVRCFKIIMYSIQSQHSHLVIQQLLGHLDANSKSSATVRAGIVEVLLEAAAIAASGSVGPTVLEVFNTLLRHLKLSVDYELTGSYDCTNIGTKIIKEHEERQLQDAVIRTIGSFADTLPTYQRSEVMLFIMGKIPIPGMHPTLSSIGSGPEGNRMIQVMLLKSLRQVTCGFQTTNMLTALPNSFLDPLLSFGLLEDAEIRLLVLEILVSLIDRHDNLPKFSTISIISDISVLKLKMDKCSRQDNLFMKKHAQHLYRHIYLCCKEESSTQAHFEKLYTLLALISMELANEEVVVDLIRVALALQDLALSNEEMLPACNRCAVHALSAAYLNLISQLTTVPAFCQHVHEVIEMRIKEVPYLLPEDVFIAKPKIPKTMVRLEGDVLFQQAKIAEVLGGSGYNTDRLATPYVAQFTDEDRLSKRKSIGETISLQVEVDSRNSPEKEERTPAEEITFETLKNAIVDSVGVEEQEKERRRQLVEKFQKAPFEEIAAHCGARASMLQSKLNQIFEITIRPPPSPSGTITSSYGQTQSRSVPVYEMKFPDLCVY; from the exons ATGATGTCAG GGGTATGCGGTTGCTGTGGGGCCTTGAGGCCACGCTACAAGAGGCTGGTGGACAACATCTTCCCAGAAGACCCAGAG GATGGGTTGGTAAAGGCCAACATGGAAAAGTTGACCTTCTACGCTCTGTCAGCTCCAGAGAAGTTAGACCGGATCGGGGCATATCTGTCTGAGAGACTTTCACGTGATGTGGCCAGACACAGATATGG GTACGTGTGTATTGCGATGGAAGCACTCGACCAGCTGTTAATGGCCTGCCACTGTCAGAGTATCAACCTGTTTGTGGAGAGTTTTCTTAAGATGGTACGAAAACTCCTGGAAGCAGACAAGCCCAACCTGCAAATCCTGGGCACTCACTCG TTTGTGAAGTTTGCTAACATCGAAGAAGACACCCCGTCATACCATCGCAGTTACGATTTCTTTGTGTCACGATTTAGTGAGATGTGCCATTCCGGCTATGAGGACCCTGACATCCGCACAAA AATCCGAATGGCTGGCATCAAAGGTCTGCAGGGAGTCGTGAGGAAAACGGTAAACGATGAGTTACAAGCAAACATCTGGGACCCTCAGCACATGGATAAGATCGTCCCCTCTTTGCTATTCAACCTGCAGTCTGGAGAAGGCACCGAGAG tcGCTCGCCCTCCCCACTGCAGGCCAGTGAGAAGGAGAAGGAAAGCCCAGCCGAGCTGACAGAACGCTGCTTTCGGGAGCTGCTGGGCCGTGCCGCGTATGGCAACATCAAGAACGCCGTCACCCCTGTGCTCAT GCATCTTGATAATCATTCACTGTGGGAAGGCAAAACATTTGCAGTGCGTTGCTTTAAGATCATCATGTACTCCATTCAG TCCCAGCACTCCCATCTGGTTATCCAGCAGCTCTTGGGACATCTGGATGCCAACAGTAAGAGCTCAGCCACAGTGCGTGCTGGGATAGTGGAGGTCCTCTTGGAGGCAGCTGCCATCGCTGCCAGCGGATCTGTCG GCCCTACAGTACTCGAAGTTTTTAACACACTGCTCAGGCACCTAAAGCTCAGCGTGGACTACGAGTTGACAGGTTCTTACGACTGTACAAACATCGGCACCAAGATAATCAAAGAGCATGAGGAGAGGCAACTTCAAGACGCTGTCATTAGGACTATCG GCTCTTTTGCGGACACACTACCCACGTATCAACGCTCCGAGGTGATGCTTTTTATCATGGGGAAGATCCCAATTCCAGGAATGCATCCCACACTGTCCTCTATAGGCTCAGG GCCTGAAGGTAACCGGATGATCCAAGTGATGCTGTTGAAGTCACTGAGACAG GTCACATGTGGTTTCCAGACTACTAACATGTTGACAGCGCTGCCCAACTCCTTTCTGGACCCACTGCTGTCTTTTGGACTGCTAGAAGATGCAGAAATTCGTCTGCTGGTGCTGGAAATTCTCGTCAGCCTCATCGATCGTCATGACAACCTTCCCAAGTTCTCCACCATTAG TATCATCTCTGATATCTCTGTGCTCAAACTCAAAATGGACAAGTGCTCACGTCAAGACAACCTCTTCATGAAGAAG CATGCTCAGCACCTGTACAGACACATCTACCTGTGCTGCAAAGAAGAGAGCAGCACGCAGGCTCACTTTGAGAAGCTCTACACTCTATTGGCTCTCATCAGTATGGAGCTGGCCAATGAAGAGGTGGTGGTGGACCTCATCCGTGTGGCTCTCGCTCTGCAG GACTTGGCTCTGAGCAATGAGGAGATGTTACCAGCGTGTAACCGCTGTGCTGTTCACGCTCTCTCCGCTGCGTACCTCAACCTCATCAGCCAGCTCACCACTGTGCCGGCCTTCTGCCAGCACGTCCACGAG GTGATAGAAATGAGAATAAAAGAAGTTCCTTACCTGTTACCCGAAGACGTCTTCATTGCAAAGCCAAA GATTCCTAAGACGATGGTAAGGTTGGAAGGGGACGTGCTTTTCCAGCAAGCTAAAATCGCTGAGGTTCTTGGAGGAAGCGGCTACAACACAGACAGATTAGCCACACCTTATGTCGCACAATTCACAG ATGAGGACCGGCTGTCGAAGAGAAAGAGTATTGGAGAAACTATATCTCTTCAGGTGGAGGTCGACTCCAGAAACAGTCCAGAGAAAGAGGAG AGAACGCCAGCTGAGGAAATCACATTTGAAACGCTAAAAAATGCAATCG tggaCAGTGTAGGTGTGGAGGAACAAGAGAAGGAACGCAGAAGGCAGTTGGTTGAGAAGTTTCAGAAGGCCCCCTTTGAAGAAATAGCTGCCCACTGCGGTGCCAGA GCTTCAATGCTGCAGAGCAAACTTAATCAAATCTTTGAAATCACAATCAG GCCTCCTCCCAGTCCATCTGGAACGATCACATCAAGTTACGGCCAAACCCAGAGTCGCTCTGTCCCTGTTTATGAGATGAAGTTTCCAGACTTGTGCGTTTACTAG
- the efr3bb gene encoding protein EFR3 homolog B isoform X2 translates to MAVSEPVTTRRMALNLRTLLDHRPSHGVCGCCGALRPRYKRLVDNIFPEDPEDGLVKANMEKLTFYALSAPEKLDRIGAYLSERLSRDVARHRYGYVCIAMEALDQLLMACHCQSINLFVESFLKMVRKLLEADKPNLQILGTHSFVKFANIEEDTPSYHRSYDFFVSRFSEMCHSGYEDPDIRTKIRMAGIKGLQGVVRKTVNDELQANIWDPQHMDKIVPSLLFNLQSGEGTESRSPSPLQASEKEKESPAELTERCFRELLGRAAYGNIKNAVTPVLMHLDNHSLWEGKTFAVRCFKIIMYSIQSQHSHLVIQQLLGHLDANSKSSATVRAGIVEVLLEAAAIAASGSVGPTVLEVFNTLLRHLKLSVDYELTGSYDCTNIGTKIIKEHEERQLQDAVIRTIGSFADTLPTYQRSEVMLFIMGKIPIPGMHPTLSSIGSGPEGNRMIQVMLLKSLRQVTCGFQTTNMLTALPNSFLDPLLSFGLLEDAEIRLLVLEILVSLIDRHDNLPKFSTISIISDISVLKLKMDKCSRQDNLFMKKHAQHLYRHIYLCCKEESSTQAHFEKLYTLLALISMELANEEVVVDLIRVALALQDLALSNEEMLPACNRCAVHALSAAYLNLISQLTTVPAFCQHVHEVIEMRIKEVPYLLPEDVFIAKPKIPKTMVRLEGDVLFQQAKIAEVLGGSGYNTDRLATPYVAQFTDEDRLSKRKSIGETISLQVEVDSRNSPEKEERTPAEEITFETLKNAIVDSVGVEEQEKERRRQLVEKFQKAPFEEIAAHCGARASMLQSKLNQIFEITIRPPPSPSGTITSSYGQTQSRSVPVYEMKFPDLCVY, encoded by the exons ATGGCTGTTTCTGAACCGGTTACCACCCGGAGGATGGCACTGAATTTGCGTACCCTGCTGGATCATCGCCCGAGCCATG GGGTATGCGGTTGCTGTGGGGCCTTGAGGCCACGCTACAAGAGGCTGGTGGACAACATCTTCCCAGAAGACCCAGAG GATGGGTTGGTAAAGGCCAACATGGAAAAGTTGACCTTCTACGCTCTGTCAGCTCCAGAGAAGTTAGACCGGATCGGGGCATATCTGTCTGAGAGACTTTCACGTGATGTGGCCAGACACAGATATGG GTACGTGTGTATTGCGATGGAAGCACTCGACCAGCTGTTAATGGCCTGCCACTGTCAGAGTATCAACCTGTTTGTGGAGAGTTTTCTTAAGATGGTACGAAAACTCCTGGAAGCAGACAAGCCCAACCTGCAAATCCTGGGCACTCACTCG TTTGTGAAGTTTGCTAACATCGAAGAAGACACCCCGTCATACCATCGCAGTTACGATTTCTTTGTGTCACGATTTAGTGAGATGTGCCATTCCGGCTATGAGGACCCTGACATCCGCACAAA AATCCGAATGGCTGGCATCAAAGGTCTGCAGGGAGTCGTGAGGAAAACGGTAAACGATGAGTTACAAGCAAACATCTGGGACCCTCAGCACATGGATAAGATCGTCCCCTCTTTGCTATTCAACCTGCAGTCTGGAGAAGGCACCGAGAG tcGCTCGCCCTCCCCACTGCAGGCCAGTGAGAAGGAGAAGGAAAGCCCAGCCGAGCTGACAGAACGCTGCTTTCGGGAGCTGCTGGGCCGTGCCGCGTATGGCAACATCAAGAACGCCGTCACCCCTGTGCTCAT GCATCTTGATAATCATTCACTGTGGGAAGGCAAAACATTTGCAGTGCGTTGCTTTAAGATCATCATGTACTCCATTCAG TCCCAGCACTCCCATCTGGTTATCCAGCAGCTCTTGGGACATCTGGATGCCAACAGTAAGAGCTCAGCCACAGTGCGTGCTGGGATAGTGGAGGTCCTCTTGGAGGCAGCTGCCATCGCTGCCAGCGGATCTGTCG GCCCTACAGTACTCGAAGTTTTTAACACACTGCTCAGGCACCTAAAGCTCAGCGTGGACTACGAGTTGACAGGTTCTTACGACTGTACAAACATCGGCACCAAGATAATCAAAGAGCATGAGGAGAGGCAACTTCAAGACGCTGTCATTAGGACTATCG GCTCTTTTGCGGACACACTACCCACGTATCAACGCTCCGAGGTGATGCTTTTTATCATGGGGAAGATCCCAATTCCAGGAATGCATCCCACACTGTCCTCTATAGGCTCAGG GCCTGAAGGTAACCGGATGATCCAAGTGATGCTGTTGAAGTCACTGAGACAG GTCACATGTGGTTTCCAGACTACTAACATGTTGACAGCGCTGCCCAACTCCTTTCTGGACCCACTGCTGTCTTTTGGACTGCTAGAAGATGCAGAAATTCGTCTGCTGGTGCTGGAAATTCTCGTCAGCCTCATCGATCGTCATGACAACCTTCCCAAGTTCTCCACCATTAG TATCATCTCTGATATCTCTGTGCTCAAACTCAAAATGGACAAGTGCTCACGTCAAGACAACCTCTTCATGAAGAAG CATGCTCAGCACCTGTACAGACACATCTACCTGTGCTGCAAAGAAGAGAGCAGCACGCAGGCTCACTTTGAGAAGCTCTACACTCTATTGGCTCTCATCAGTATGGAGCTGGCCAATGAAGAGGTGGTGGTGGACCTCATCCGTGTGGCTCTCGCTCTGCAG GACTTGGCTCTGAGCAATGAGGAGATGTTACCAGCGTGTAACCGCTGTGCTGTTCACGCTCTCTCCGCTGCGTACCTCAACCTCATCAGCCAGCTCACCACTGTGCCGGCCTTCTGCCAGCACGTCCACGAG GTGATAGAAATGAGAATAAAAGAAGTTCCTTACCTGTTACCCGAAGACGTCTTCATTGCAAAGCCAAA GATTCCTAAGACGATGGTAAGGTTGGAAGGGGACGTGCTTTTCCAGCAAGCTAAAATCGCTGAGGTTCTTGGAGGAAGCGGCTACAACACAGACAGATTAGCCACACCTTATGTCGCACAATTCACAG ATGAGGACCGGCTGTCGAAGAGAAAGAGTATTGGAGAAACTATATCTCTTCAGGTGGAGGTCGACTCCAGAAACAGTCCAGAGAAAGAGGAG AGAACGCCAGCTGAGGAAATCACATTTGAAACGCTAAAAAATGCAATCG tggaCAGTGTAGGTGTGGAGGAACAAGAGAAGGAACGCAGAAGGCAGTTGGTTGAGAAGTTTCAGAAGGCCCCCTTTGAAGAAATAGCTGCCCACTGCGGTGCCAGA GCTTCAATGCTGCAGAGCAAACTTAATCAAATCTTTGAAATCACAATCAG GCCTCCTCCCAGTCCATCTGGAACGATCACATCAAGTTACGGCCAAACCCAGAGTCGCTCTGTCCCTGTTTATGAGATGAAGTTTCCAGACTTGTGCGTTTACTAG
- the efr3bb gene encoding protein EFR3 homolog B isoform X4, translating to MYGVCGCCGALRPRYKRLVDNIFPEDPEDGLVKANMEKLTFYALSAPEKLDRIGAYLSERLSRDVARHRYGYVCIAMEALDQLLMACHCQSINLFVESFLKMVRKLLEADKPNLQILGTHSFVKFANIEEDTPSYHRSYDFFVSRFSEMCHSGYEDPDIRTKIRMAGIKGLQGVVRKTVNDELQANIWDPQHMDKIVPSLLFNLQSGEGTESRSPSPLQASEKEKESPAELTERCFRELLGRAAYGNIKNAVTPVLMHLDNHSLWEGKTFAVRCFKIIMYSIQSQHSHLVIQQLLGHLDANSKSSATVRAGIVEVLLEAAAIAASGSVGPTVLEVFNTLLRHLKLSVDYELTGSYDCTNIGTKIIKEHEERQLQDAVIRTIGSFADTLPTYQRSEVMLFIMGKIPIPGMHPTLSSIGSGPEGNRMIQVMLLKSLRQVTCGFQTTNMLTALPNSFLDPLLSFGLLEDAEIRLLVLEILVSLIDRHDNLPKFSTISIISDISVLKLKMDKCSRQDNLFMKKHAQHLYRHIYLCCKEESSTQAHFEKLYTLLALISMELANEEVVVDLIRVALALQDLALSNEEMLPACNRCAVHALSAAYLNLISQLTTVPAFCQHVHEVIEMRIKEVPYLLPEDVFIAKPKIPKTMVRLEGDVLFQQAKIAEVLGGSGYNTDRLATPYVAQFTDEDRLSKRKSIGETISLQVEVDSRNSPEKEERTPAEEITFETLKNAIVDSVGVEEQEKERRRQLVEKFQKAPFEEIAAHCGARASMLQSKLNQIFEITIRPPPSPSGTITSSYGQTQSRSVPVYEMKFPDLCVY from the exons ATGTACG GGGTATGCGGTTGCTGTGGGGCCTTGAGGCCACGCTACAAGAGGCTGGTGGACAACATCTTCCCAGAAGACCCAGAG GATGGGTTGGTAAAGGCCAACATGGAAAAGTTGACCTTCTACGCTCTGTCAGCTCCAGAGAAGTTAGACCGGATCGGGGCATATCTGTCTGAGAGACTTTCACGTGATGTGGCCAGACACAGATATGG GTACGTGTGTATTGCGATGGAAGCACTCGACCAGCTGTTAATGGCCTGCCACTGTCAGAGTATCAACCTGTTTGTGGAGAGTTTTCTTAAGATGGTACGAAAACTCCTGGAAGCAGACAAGCCCAACCTGCAAATCCTGGGCACTCACTCG TTTGTGAAGTTTGCTAACATCGAAGAAGACACCCCGTCATACCATCGCAGTTACGATTTCTTTGTGTCACGATTTAGTGAGATGTGCCATTCCGGCTATGAGGACCCTGACATCCGCACAAA AATCCGAATGGCTGGCATCAAAGGTCTGCAGGGAGTCGTGAGGAAAACGGTAAACGATGAGTTACAAGCAAACATCTGGGACCCTCAGCACATGGATAAGATCGTCCCCTCTTTGCTATTCAACCTGCAGTCTGGAGAAGGCACCGAGAG tcGCTCGCCCTCCCCACTGCAGGCCAGTGAGAAGGAGAAGGAAAGCCCAGCCGAGCTGACAGAACGCTGCTTTCGGGAGCTGCTGGGCCGTGCCGCGTATGGCAACATCAAGAACGCCGTCACCCCTGTGCTCAT GCATCTTGATAATCATTCACTGTGGGAAGGCAAAACATTTGCAGTGCGTTGCTTTAAGATCATCATGTACTCCATTCAG TCCCAGCACTCCCATCTGGTTATCCAGCAGCTCTTGGGACATCTGGATGCCAACAGTAAGAGCTCAGCCACAGTGCGTGCTGGGATAGTGGAGGTCCTCTTGGAGGCAGCTGCCATCGCTGCCAGCGGATCTGTCG GCCCTACAGTACTCGAAGTTTTTAACACACTGCTCAGGCACCTAAAGCTCAGCGTGGACTACGAGTTGACAGGTTCTTACGACTGTACAAACATCGGCACCAAGATAATCAAAGAGCATGAGGAGAGGCAACTTCAAGACGCTGTCATTAGGACTATCG GCTCTTTTGCGGACACACTACCCACGTATCAACGCTCCGAGGTGATGCTTTTTATCATGGGGAAGATCCCAATTCCAGGAATGCATCCCACACTGTCCTCTATAGGCTCAGG GCCTGAAGGTAACCGGATGATCCAAGTGATGCTGTTGAAGTCACTGAGACAG GTCACATGTGGTTTCCAGACTACTAACATGTTGACAGCGCTGCCCAACTCCTTTCTGGACCCACTGCTGTCTTTTGGACTGCTAGAAGATGCAGAAATTCGTCTGCTGGTGCTGGAAATTCTCGTCAGCCTCATCGATCGTCATGACAACCTTCCCAAGTTCTCCACCATTAG TATCATCTCTGATATCTCTGTGCTCAAACTCAAAATGGACAAGTGCTCACGTCAAGACAACCTCTTCATGAAGAAG CATGCTCAGCACCTGTACAGACACATCTACCTGTGCTGCAAAGAAGAGAGCAGCACGCAGGCTCACTTTGAGAAGCTCTACACTCTATTGGCTCTCATCAGTATGGAGCTGGCCAATGAAGAGGTGGTGGTGGACCTCATCCGTGTGGCTCTCGCTCTGCAG GACTTGGCTCTGAGCAATGAGGAGATGTTACCAGCGTGTAACCGCTGTGCTGTTCACGCTCTCTCCGCTGCGTACCTCAACCTCATCAGCCAGCTCACCACTGTGCCGGCCTTCTGCCAGCACGTCCACGAG GTGATAGAAATGAGAATAAAAGAAGTTCCTTACCTGTTACCCGAAGACGTCTTCATTGCAAAGCCAAA GATTCCTAAGACGATGGTAAGGTTGGAAGGGGACGTGCTTTTCCAGCAAGCTAAAATCGCTGAGGTTCTTGGAGGAAGCGGCTACAACACAGACAGATTAGCCACACCTTATGTCGCACAATTCACAG ATGAGGACCGGCTGTCGAAGAGAAAGAGTATTGGAGAAACTATATCTCTTCAGGTGGAGGTCGACTCCAGAAACAGTCCAGAGAAAGAGGAG AGAACGCCAGCTGAGGAAATCACATTTGAAACGCTAAAAAATGCAATCG tggaCAGTGTAGGTGTGGAGGAACAAGAGAAGGAACGCAGAAGGCAGTTGGTTGAGAAGTTTCAGAAGGCCCCCTTTGAAGAAATAGCTGCCCACTGCGGTGCCAGA GCTTCAATGCTGCAGAGCAAACTTAATCAAATCTTTGAAATCACAATCAG GCCTCCTCCCAGTCCATCTGGAACGATCACATCAAGTTACGGCCAAACCCAGAGTCGCTCTGTCCCTGTTTATGAGATGAAGTTTCCAGACTTGTGCGTTTACTAG
- the efr3bb gene encoding protein EFR3 homolog B isoform X1 — protein MRPLYGVCGCCGALRPRYKRLVDNIFPEDPEDGLVKANMEKLTFYALSAPEKLDRIGAYLSERLSRDVARHRYGYVCIAMEALDQLLMACHCQSINLFVESFLKMVRKLLEADKPNLQILGTHSFVKFANIEEDTPSYHRSYDFFVSRFSEMCHSGYEDPDIRTKIRMAGIKGLQGVVRKTVNDELQANIWDPQHMDKIVPSLLFNLQSGEGTESRSPSPLQASEKEKESPAELTERCFRELLGRAAYGNIKNAVTPVLMHLDNHSLWEGKTFAVRCFKIIMYSIQSQHSHLVIQQLLGHLDANSKSSATVRAGIVEVLLEAAAIAASGSVGPTVLEVFNTLLRHLKLSVDYELTGSYDCTNIGTKIIKEHEERQLQDAVIRTIGSFADTLPTYQRSEVMLFIMGKIPIPGMHPTLSSIGSGPEGNRMIQVMLLKSLRQVTCGFQTTNMLTALPNSFLDPLLSFGLLEDAEIRLLVLEILVSLIDRHDNLPKFSTISIISDISVLKLKMDKCSRQDNLFMKKHAQHLYRHIYLCCKEESSTQAHFEKLYTLLALISMELANEEVVVDLIRVALALQDLALSNEEMLPACNRCAVHALSAAYLNLISQLTTVPAFCQHVHEVIEMRIKEVPYLLPEDVFIAKPKIPKTMVRLEGDVLFQQAKIAEVLGGSGYNTDRLATPYVAQFTDEDRLSKRKSIGETISLQVEVDSRNSPEKEERTPAEEITFETLKNAIVDSVGVEEQEKERRRQLVEKFQKAPFEEIAAHCGARASMLQSKLNQIFEITIRPPPSPSGTITSSYGQTQSRSVPVYEMKFPDLCVY, from the exons ATGAGACCTCTTTATG GGGTATGCGGTTGCTGTGGGGCCTTGAGGCCACGCTACAAGAGGCTGGTGGACAACATCTTCCCAGAAGACCCAGAG GATGGGTTGGTAAAGGCCAACATGGAAAAGTTGACCTTCTACGCTCTGTCAGCTCCAGAGAAGTTAGACCGGATCGGGGCATATCTGTCTGAGAGACTTTCACGTGATGTGGCCAGACACAGATATGG GTACGTGTGTATTGCGATGGAAGCACTCGACCAGCTGTTAATGGCCTGCCACTGTCAGAGTATCAACCTGTTTGTGGAGAGTTTTCTTAAGATGGTACGAAAACTCCTGGAAGCAGACAAGCCCAACCTGCAAATCCTGGGCACTCACTCG TTTGTGAAGTTTGCTAACATCGAAGAAGACACCCCGTCATACCATCGCAGTTACGATTTCTTTGTGTCACGATTTAGTGAGATGTGCCATTCCGGCTATGAGGACCCTGACATCCGCACAAA AATCCGAATGGCTGGCATCAAAGGTCTGCAGGGAGTCGTGAGGAAAACGGTAAACGATGAGTTACAAGCAAACATCTGGGACCCTCAGCACATGGATAAGATCGTCCCCTCTTTGCTATTCAACCTGCAGTCTGGAGAAGGCACCGAGAG tcGCTCGCCCTCCCCACTGCAGGCCAGTGAGAAGGAGAAGGAAAGCCCAGCCGAGCTGACAGAACGCTGCTTTCGGGAGCTGCTGGGCCGTGCCGCGTATGGCAACATCAAGAACGCCGTCACCCCTGTGCTCAT GCATCTTGATAATCATTCACTGTGGGAAGGCAAAACATTTGCAGTGCGTTGCTTTAAGATCATCATGTACTCCATTCAG TCCCAGCACTCCCATCTGGTTATCCAGCAGCTCTTGGGACATCTGGATGCCAACAGTAAGAGCTCAGCCACAGTGCGTGCTGGGATAGTGGAGGTCCTCTTGGAGGCAGCTGCCATCGCTGCCAGCGGATCTGTCG GCCCTACAGTACTCGAAGTTTTTAACACACTGCTCAGGCACCTAAAGCTCAGCGTGGACTACGAGTTGACAGGTTCTTACGACTGTACAAACATCGGCACCAAGATAATCAAAGAGCATGAGGAGAGGCAACTTCAAGACGCTGTCATTAGGACTATCG GCTCTTTTGCGGACACACTACCCACGTATCAACGCTCCGAGGTGATGCTTTTTATCATGGGGAAGATCCCAATTCCAGGAATGCATCCCACACTGTCCTCTATAGGCTCAGG GCCTGAAGGTAACCGGATGATCCAAGTGATGCTGTTGAAGTCACTGAGACAG GTCACATGTGGTTTCCAGACTACTAACATGTTGACAGCGCTGCCCAACTCCTTTCTGGACCCACTGCTGTCTTTTGGACTGCTAGAAGATGCAGAAATTCGTCTGCTGGTGCTGGAAATTCTCGTCAGCCTCATCGATCGTCATGACAACCTTCCCAAGTTCTCCACCATTAG TATCATCTCTGATATCTCTGTGCTCAAACTCAAAATGGACAAGTGCTCACGTCAAGACAACCTCTTCATGAAGAAG CATGCTCAGCACCTGTACAGACACATCTACCTGTGCTGCAAAGAAGAGAGCAGCACGCAGGCTCACTTTGAGAAGCTCTACACTCTATTGGCTCTCATCAGTATGGAGCTGGCCAATGAAGAGGTGGTGGTGGACCTCATCCGTGTGGCTCTCGCTCTGCAG GACTTGGCTCTGAGCAATGAGGAGATGTTACCAGCGTGTAACCGCTGTGCTGTTCACGCTCTCTCCGCTGCGTACCTCAACCTCATCAGCCAGCTCACCACTGTGCCGGCCTTCTGCCAGCACGTCCACGAG GTGATAGAAATGAGAATAAAAGAAGTTCCTTACCTGTTACCCGAAGACGTCTTCATTGCAAAGCCAAA GATTCCTAAGACGATGGTAAGGTTGGAAGGGGACGTGCTTTTCCAGCAAGCTAAAATCGCTGAGGTTCTTGGAGGAAGCGGCTACAACACAGACAGATTAGCCACACCTTATGTCGCACAATTCACAG ATGAGGACCGGCTGTCGAAGAGAAAGAGTATTGGAGAAACTATATCTCTTCAGGTGGAGGTCGACTCCAGAAACAGTCCAGAGAAAGAGGAG AGAACGCCAGCTGAGGAAATCACATTTGAAACGCTAAAAAATGCAATCG tggaCAGTGTAGGTGTGGAGGAACAAGAGAAGGAACGCAGAAGGCAGTTGGTTGAGAAGTTTCAGAAGGCCCCCTTTGAAGAAATAGCTGCCCACTGCGGTGCCAGA GCTTCAATGCTGCAGAGCAAACTTAATCAAATCTTTGAAATCACAATCAG GCCTCCTCCCAGTCCATCTGGAACGATCACATCAAGTTACGGCCAAACCCAGAGTCGCTCTGTCCCTGTTTATGAGATGAAGTTTCCAGACTTGTGCGTTTACTAG